In one Molothrus ater isolate BHLD 08-10-18 breed brown headed cowbird chromosome 6, BPBGC_Mater_1.1, whole genome shotgun sequence genomic region, the following are encoded:
- the KDM2A gene encoding lysine-specific demethylase 2A isoform X3, with protein MKPAPRPTPVRSTVSPIVSGARRRRVRCRKCKACMQGECGMCHYCRDMKKFGGPGRMKQSCVLRQCLAPRLPHSVTCALCGEVDQNEDSQDFEKKLMECCVCNEIVHPGCLQMDGEGLLNDELPNCWECPKCYQGDDAEKGQKRKVEESDDDTAQAKVLRPLRSCEEPLTPPPNSPTPMLQLIHDPASPRGVVTRSSPGAGPSEHHSASRDERFKRRQLLRLQATERTMVREKENNPSGKKELSEVEKAKLHGSYLTVTLQRPTKDVHGTSIVPKLQAITASSANLQHSPRVVVRHAPARMPLRSGGDEEAAAEEEEEEEEEEDENVEEGGAARLNGRGGRAQEGEESCVQREVWMSVFRYLTRRELCECMRVCKTWYKWCCDKRLWTKIDLSRCKSITPQALSGIIKRQPVSLDLSWTNISKKQLTWLVNRLPGLKDLILAGCSWSAVCALSTSSCPLLRTLDLRWAVGIKDPQIRDLLTPPTDKPSQDNRSKLRNMIDFRLAGLDITDATLRLIIRHMPLLSRLDLSHCNHLTDQSANLLTAVGSSTRNSLTELNMAGCNKLTDQALLYLRRISNVTLIDLRGCKQITRKACEHFISDLSINSLYCLSDEKLIQKIS; from the exons ATGAAGCCAGCACCGCGCCCCACTCCCGTCAGGTCCACGGTGTCTCCCATCGTGTCGGGCGCCCGGCGGAGGCGGGTGCGGTGCCGGAAATGCAAGGCCTGCATGCAGGGCGAGTGTGGCATGTGCCACTACTGCAGGGACATGAAGAAGTTCGGCGGGCCCGGCCGCATGAAGCAGTCCTGTGTCCTCCGACAGTGCTTGGCG CCCAGGTTGCCTCACTCGGTCACGTGTGCACTTTGCGGGGAGGTGGATCAGAACGAGGACTCGCAGGACTTTGAGAAGAAGCTCATGGAGTGCTGTGTGTGCAACGAGATCGTTCACCCTGGCTGTCTGCAG ATGGATGGGGAAGGGCTGCTCAATGATGAGCTCCCCAACTGCTGGGAGTGCCCCAAGTGCTACCAGGGTGACGACGCAGAGAAGGGCCAG AAGCGGAAGGTGGAGGAGAGCGATGACGACACGGCACAGGCCAAGGTGCTGCGGCCCCTGCGGAGCTGCGAGGAGCCCCTGACCCCCCCGCCCAACTCGCCCACCCCAATGCTGCAGCTGATCCACGACCCCGCGTCCCCCCGCGGGGTGGTGACACGCTCGTCCCCGGGCGCCGGGCCCAGCGAGCACCACAGCGCCAGCCGGGACGAGCGCTTCAAGCGCCGGCAGCTGCTGCGGCTCCAGGCCACGGAGAGAACCATGGTGCGGGAGAAGGAGAACAACCCCAGCGGCAAGAAGGAGCTGTCAGAGGTGGAGAAGGCCAAGCTGCACGGCTCCTACCTCACCGTGACACTCCAGCGCCCCACCAAAGATGTCCACGGCACTTCGATTGTCCCCAAGCTCCAAGCCATCACGGCCTCCTCGGCCAACCTGCAGCACTCTCCGCGCGTGGTCGTGCGCCACGCGCCCGCCAGGATGCCCCTGCGGAGCGGGGGCGATGAGGAGGCGGCCGccgaggaagaggaggaggaagaagaggaggaggacgagAACGTGGAGGAGGGGGGGGCGGCACGGCTGAACGGGCGCGGGGGCCGGGCGCAGGAGGGCGAGGAGAGCTGCGTGCAGCGCGAGGTCTGGATGTCCGTGTTCCGCTACCTCACCCGCAGGGAGCTCTGCGAGTGCATGCGGGTGTGCAAGACCTGGTACAAGTG GTGCTGTGACAAGAGATTGTGGACAAAGATAGACTTGAGCAGGTGCAAGTCCATCACCCCGCAGGCGCTGAGCGGCATCATCAAAAGGCAGCCGGTCAGCCTTGACCTCAGCTGGACCAATATCTCAAAAAAACAGCTTACATGGCTCGTCAACAGGCTGCCAG GCCTGAAAGACCTCATCCTAGCGGGCTGTTCCTGGTCTGCGGTCTGTGCCCTCAGTACCTCCAGCTGCCCCCTTCTCAGGACCCTCGATCTTCGGTGGGCAGTAGGAATCAAGGACCCTCAGATCCGGGACTTACTCACGCCTCCAACAGACAAACCCA GTCAGGACAATCGCAGCAAACTCCGCAACATGATCGACTTCCGGCTCGCCGGGCTGGACATCACGGACGCCACGCTGCGCCTGATCATCCGCCATATGCCCCTGCTCTCCCGCCTCGACCTCAGCCACTGCAACCACCTCACGGACCAGTCGGCCAACCTCCTCACCGCCGTGGGCTCCTCCACACGCAACTCCCTCACCGAGCTCAACATGGCAG GCTGCAATAAGCTGACGGACCAGGCCTTGCTGTACCTGCGCCGCATCTCCAACGTCACCCTCATCGACCTGCGGGGTTGCAAACAGATCACCCGCAAAGCCTGTGAGCACTTCATCTCGGACCTGTCCATCAACAGCCTCTACTGCCTGTCCGATGAGAAGCTGATCCAAAAAATCAGCTAG
- the GRK2 gene encoding beta-adrenergic receptor kinase 1 isoform X2 has translation MADLEAVLADVSYLMAMEKSRAAPAARASKRIVLPEPSIRSVMQKYLEDRGEVTFDKIFTQKIGYLLFRDFAFNQAEEAKPLMEFYEEIKKYEKLDSEEERAARSRHIFDHYIMKELLACSHPFSKSATEHVQSRLSKKQVPPDLFQPYIEEICQNLRGGIFQKFIESDKFTRFCQWKNVELNIHLTMNDFSVHRIIGRGGFGEVYGCRKADTGKMYAMKCLDKKRIKMKQGETLALNERIMLSLVSTGDCPFIVCMSYAFHTPDKLSFILDLMNGGDLHYHLSQHGVFSEAEMRFYAAEIILGLEHMHSRFVVYRDLKPANILLDEFGHVRISDLGLACDFSKKKPHASVGTHGYMAPEVLQKGVAYDSSADWFSLGCMLFKLLRGHSPFRQHKTKDKHEIDRMTLTMAVELPDSFSPELRSLLEGLLQRDVNRRLGCMGRGAQEVKEEPFFKGLDWQMVFLQKYPPPLVPPRGEVNAADAFDIGSFDEEDTKGIKLLESDQELYRNFPLTISERWQQEVTETVFDAVNADTDKLEARKKAKNKQLGHEEEYAMGKDCIMHGYMAKLGNPFLTQWQRRYFYLFPNRLEWRGEGESPSLLTMEEIDSVEETQVKERKCILLRIRGGKQFVLQCDSDPELVQWRKELREAQRQAQQLLQRVPRMQNKPRSPVVELSKVPFIQRSHNGL, from the exons ATGGCGGACCTGGAGGCGGTGCTGGCGGACGTGAGTTACCTGATGGCCATGGAGAAGAgccgcgccgcgcccgccgcccgcgccaGCAAGAGGATCGTCCTGCCCGAGCCCAG CATCCGCAGCGTCATGCAGAAGTACCTGGAGGACCGGGGAGAGGTGACATTTGACAAGATCTTCACGCAGAAGATCG gctaTCTGCTTTTCCGGGATTTCGCCTTCAACCAGGCCGAGGAGGCCAAGCCCCTGATGGAATTTTACGAGGAG ATCAAGAAGTACGAGAAGCTGGACTCGGAGGAGGAGCGAGCCGCCCGCAGCCGCCACATCTTCGACCATTACATcatgaaggagctgctggcctgcTCCCAC CCCTTCTCCAAGAGCGCCACGGAGCACGTCCAGAGCCGCCTGAGCAAGAAGCAGGTGCCCCCAGATCTCTTCCAG CCCTACATTGAGGAGATCTGCCAGAACCTGCGTGGGGGCATCTTCCAGAAATTCATTGAGAG TGACAAGTTCACACGGTTCTGCCAGTGGAAGAACGTGGAGCTGAACATCCAT CTCACCATGAACGACTTCAGCGTTCACCGAATCATTGGCCGCGGCGGCTTTGGGGAGGTCTACGGCTGCCGGAAAGCGGACACGGGCAAAAT GTATGCCATGAAGTGCTTGGACAAGAAACGCATCAAGATGAAGCAGGGCGAGACGCTGGCCCTCAACGAGCGCATCATGCTGTCCCTCGTCAGCACTGGG GACTGCCCGTTCATCGTGTGCATGTCCTACGCCTTCCACACACCCGACAAGCTCAGCTTCATCCTCGACCTCATGAATG ggggGGACCTGCACTATCACCTGTCCCAGCATGGCGTCTTCTCGGAGGCGGAGATGAGGTTCTACGCGGCCGAGATCATCCTGGGCCTGGAGCACATGCACAGCCGCTTCGTGGTGTACCGTGACCTCAAG CCAGCAAACATCCTCCTGGACGAGTTCGGCCACGTCCGCATCTCCGACCTGGGCCTGGCCTGCGACTTCTCCAAGAAGAAGCCCCACGCCAGCGT gggcACCCACGGGTACATGGCGCCGGAGGTGCTGCAGAAGGGGGTGGCCTACGACAGCAGCGCCGACTGGTTCTCGCTGGGCTGCATGCTCTTCAAGCTGCTCCGGGG GCACAGCCCGTTCCGGCAGCACAAGACGAAGGACAAGCACGAGATTGACCGGATGACCCTCACTATG GCCGTGGAGCTGCCGGACTCCTTCTCCCCGGAGCTGCGCTCCCTGCTCGAGGGGCTGCTGCAGCGGGATGTCAACCGACGCCTGGGCTGCATGGGCCGAGG GGCGCAGGAGGTGAAGGAAGAGCCCTTCTTCAAGGGCCTGGACTGGCAGATGGTGTTCCTGCAGAAG taCCCACCACCCCTCGTCCCACCCCGTGGCGAGGTGAATGCGGCCGACGCCTTTGACATCGGCTCCTTTGACGAGGAGGACACCAAGGGCATCAAG ctgctggagagcgACCAGGAGCTGTACCGCAACTTCCCGCTCACCATCTCGGAGCGCTGGCAGCAGGAGGTCACCGAGACCGTCTTTGACGCTGTCAACGCCGACACCGACAAGCTGGAGGCCCGCAAGAAGGCCAAGAACAAGCAGCTGGGCCACGAGGAGG AGTACGCCATGGGCAAGGACTGCATCATGCACGGCTACATGGCCAAGCTGGGCAACCCCTTCCTGACGCAATGGCAGCGCCGCTACTTCTACCTCTTCCCCAACCGCCTGGAGTGGCGCGGGGAGGGCGAGTCACCG tccctgctcaCCATGGAGGAGATCGACTCAGTGGAGGAGACGCAGGTGAAGGAGCGCAAGTGCATCCTGCTCCGCATCCGCGGGGGCAAGCAGTTCGTGCTGCAGTGCGAC AGCGACCCCGAGCTGGTGCAGTGGCGGAAGGAGCTGCGGGAGGCGCAGCGCCAGgcgcagcagctgctgcagcggGTGCCCCGCATGCAGAACAAGCCGCGCTCGCCCGTGGTGGAGCTCAGCAAAGTGCCCTTCATCCAGCGCTCCCACAACGGGCTCTGA
- the GRK2 gene encoding beta-adrenergic receptor kinase 1 isoform X1: MADLEAVLADVSYLMAMEKSRAAPAARASKRIVLPEPSIRSVMQKYLEDRGEVTFDKIFTQKIGYLLFRDFAFNQAEEAKPLMEFYEEIKKYEKLDSEEERAARSRHIFDHYIMKELLACSHPFSKSATEHVQSRLSKKQVPPDLFQPYIEEICQNLRGGIFQKFIESDKFTRFCQWKNVELNIHLTMNDFSVHRIIGRGGFGEVYGCRKADTGKMYAMKCLDKKRIKMKQGETLALNERIMLSLVSTGDCPFIVCMSYAFHTPDKLSFILDLMNGGDLHYHLSQHGVFSEAEMRFYAAEIILGLEHMHSRFVVYRDLKPANILLDEFGHVRISDLGLACDFSKKKPHASVGTHGYMAPEVLQKGVAYDSSADWFSLGCMLFKLLRGHSPFRQHKTKDKHEIDRMTLTMAVELPDSFSPELRSLLEGLLQRDVNRRLGCMGRGAQEVKEEPFFKGLDWQMVFLQKYPPPLVPPRGEVNAADAFDIGSFDEEDTKGIKLLESDQELYRNFPLTISERWQQEVTETVFDAVNADTDKLEARKKAKNKQLGHEEEYAMGKDCIMHGYMAKLGNPFLTQWQRRYFYLFPNRLEWRGEGESPQSLLTMEEIDSVEETQVKERKCILLRIRGGKQFVLQCDSDPELVQWRKELREAQRQAQQLLQRVPRMQNKPRSPVVELSKVPFIQRSHNGL; the protein is encoded by the exons ATGGCGGACCTGGAGGCGGTGCTGGCGGACGTGAGTTACCTGATGGCCATGGAGAAGAgccgcgccgcgcccgccgcccgcgccaGCAAGAGGATCGTCCTGCCCGAGCCCAG CATCCGCAGCGTCATGCAGAAGTACCTGGAGGACCGGGGAGAGGTGACATTTGACAAGATCTTCACGCAGAAGATCG gctaTCTGCTTTTCCGGGATTTCGCCTTCAACCAGGCCGAGGAGGCCAAGCCCCTGATGGAATTTTACGAGGAG ATCAAGAAGTACGAGAAGCTGGACTCGGAGGAGGAGCGAGCCGCCCGCAGCCGCCACATCTTCGACCATTACATcatgaaggagctgctggcctgcTCCCAC CCCTTCTCCAAGAGCGCCACGGAGCACGTCCAGAGCCGCCTGAGCAAGAAGCAGGTGCCCCCAGATCTCTTCCAG CCCTACATTGAGGAGATCTGCCAGAACCTGCGTGGGGGCATCTTCCAGAAATTCATTGAGAG TGACAAGTTCACACGGTTCTGCCAGTGGAAGAACGTGGAGCTGAACATCCAT CTCACCATGAACGACTTCAGCGTTCACCGAATCATTGGCCGCGGCGGCTTTGGGGAGGTCTACGGCTGCCGGAAAGCGGACACGGGCAAAAT GTATGCCATGAAGTGCTTGGACAAGAAACGCATCAAGATGAAGCAGGGCGAGACGCTGGCCCTCAACGAGCGCATCATGCTGTCCCTCGTCAGCACTGGG GACTGCCCGTTCATCGTGTGCATGTCCTACGCCTTCCACACACCCGACAAGCTCAGCTTCATCCTCGACCTCATGAATG ggggGGACCTGCACTATCACCTGTCCCAGCATGGCGTCTTCTCGGAGGCGGAGATGAGGTTCTACGCGGCCGAGATCATCCTGGGCCTGGAGCACATGCACAGCCGCTTCGTGGTGTACCGTGACCTCAAG CCAGCAAACATCCTCCTGGACGAGTTCGGCCACGTCCGCATCTCCGACCTGGGCCTGGCCTGCGACTTCTCCAAGAAGAAGCCCCACGCCAGCGT gggcACCCACGGGTACATGGCGCCGGAGGTGCTGCAGAAGGGGGTGGCCTACGACAGCAGCGCCGACTGGTTCTCGCTGGGCTGCATGCTCTTCAAGCTGCTCCGGGG GCACAGCCCGTTCCGGCAGCACAAGACGAAGGACAAGCACGAGATTGACCGGATGACCCTCACTATG GCCGTGGAGCTGCCGGACTCCTTCTCCCCGGAGCTGCGCTCCCTGCTCGAGGGGCTGCTGCAGCGGGATGTCAACCGACGCCTGGGCTGCATGGGCCGAGG GGCGCAGGAGGTGAAGGAAGAGCCCTTCTTCAAGGGCCTGGACTGGCAGATGGTGTTCCTGCAGAAG taCCCACCACCCCTCGTCCCACCCCGTGGCGAGGTGAATGCGGCCGACGCCTTTGACATCGGCTCCTTTGACGAGGAGGACACCAAGGGCATCAAG ctgctggagagcgACCAGGAGCTGTACCGCAACTTCCCGCTCACCATCTCGGAGCGCTGGCAGCAGGAGGTCACCGAGACCGTCTTTGACGCTGTCAACGCCGACACCGACAAGCTGGAGGCCCGCAAGAAGGCCAAGAACAAGCAGCTGGGCCACGAGGAGG AGTACGCCATGGGCAAGGACTGCATCATGCACGGCTACATGGCCAAGCTGGGCAACCCCTTCCTGACGCAATGGCAGCGCCGCTACTTCTACCTCTTCCCCAACCGCCTGGAGTGGCGCGGGGAGGGCGAGTCACCG cagtccctgctcaCCATGGAGGAGATCGACTCAGTGGAGGAGACGCAGGTGAAGGAGCGCAAGTGCATCCTGCTCCGCATCCGCGGGGGCAAGCAGTTCGTGCTGCAGTGCGAC AGCGACCCCGAGCTGGTGCAGTGGCGGAAGGAGCTGCGGGAGGCGCAGCGCCAGgcgcagcagctgctgcagcggGTGCCCCGCATGCAGAACAAGCCGCGCTCGCCCGTGGTGGAGCTCAGCAAAGTGCCCTTCATCCAGCGCTCCCACAACGGGCTCTGA